The proteins below are encoded in one region of Drosophila santomea strain STO CAGO 1482 chromosome 3R, Prin_Dsan_1.1, whole genome shotgun sequence:
- the LOC120451834 gene encoding deoxynucleoside kinase, translating into MWKRDILSFINRGLSGLMAEAASCARKGTKYAEGTQPFTVLIEGNIGSGKTTYLNHFEKYKNDICLLTEPVEKWRNVNGVNLLELMYKEPKKWAMPFQSYVTLTMLQSHTAPTNKKLKIMERSIFSARYCFVENMRRNGSLEQGMYNTLEEWYKFIEESIHVQADLIIYLRTSPEVAHERIRQRARSEESCVPLKYLQELHELHEDWLIHHRRPQSCKVLVLDADLNLENIGSEYQRSESSIFDAISSNQTPSPVLVSPSKRQRVSR; encoded by the exons ATGTGGAAGAGAGACATCCTATCATTTATAA ATCGCGGATTGTCCGGTCTGATGGCGGAGGCAGCATCCTGTGCCCGAAAGGGGACCAAGTACGCCGAGGGCACCCAGCCCTTCACCGTCCTCATCGAGGGCAACATTGGCAGTGGGAAGACCACCTATTTGAACCACTTCGAGAAGTACAAGAACGACATTTGCCTGCTGACCGAGCCGGTCGAGAAGTGGCGCAACGTGAACGGGGTCAATCTGCTGGAGCTGATGTACAAGGAACCCAAGAAGTGGGCCATGCCCTTTCAAAGTTATGTCACGCTGACCATGCTGCAGTCGCACACCGCCCCAACCAACAAGAAGCTAAAAATAATGGAGCGCTCCATTTTTAGCGCTCG CTATTGCTTTGTGGAGAATATGCGGCGAAACGGTTCCCTGGAGCAGGGCATGTACAATACGCTAGAGGAGTGGTACAAGTTCATCGAGGAGTCCATTCACGTGCAGGCAGATCTCATCATTTATCTGCGCACCTCGCCGGAGGTGGCGCACGAGCGCATCCGGCAGCGGGCTCGCTCAGAGGAAAGCTGTGTGCCGCTTAAGTACCTTCAGGAGCTGCATGAGTTGCACGAGGACTGGCTGATACACCACAGACGCCCGCAGTCGTGCAAG GTCCTAGTCCTCGATGCCGATCTGAATCTGGAAAACATTGGCAGCGAATACCAGCGCTCGGAGAGCAGCATATTCGACGCTATCTCCAGTAACCAAACGCCCTCGCCGGTCCTGGTATCCCCCAGCAAGCGCCAGAGGGTCTCCAGATAA
- the LOC120451837 gene encoding U1 small nuclear ribonucleoprotein C produces the protein MPKYYCDYCDTYLTHDSPSVRKTHCTGRKHRDNVKFYYQKWMEEQAQHLIDATTAAFKAGKITNNPFAGGPGGAPPKPAGVSIPPPNIGAPPRPGMPGMPYMPPLMNPMMGMRPPPIMNPMAMMGPPPPLGTIPGVRPGIMNGPK, from the coding sequence ATGCCAAAGTATTATTGCGACTACTGCGACACCTACTTGACCCACGACTCGCCCTCAGTGCGGAAAACGCACTGCACCGGCCGCAAGCACCGCGACAATGTGAAGTTCTACTACCAAAAGTGGATGGAGGAACAGGCCCAGCATTTAATTGacgccaccaccgccgccttCAAAGCGGGCAAGATCACAAACAACCCGTTTGCGGGTGGGCCAGGAGGAGCGCCTCCGAAGCCAGCGGGCGTGTCCATACCGCCGCCCAACATCGGTGCTCCTCCGCGACCGGGGATGCCTGGAATGCCCTACATGCCTCCACTGATGAACCCAATGATGGGCATGCGGCCGCCACCGATCATGAATCCCATGGCCATGATGGGACCACCGCCTCCACTTGGCACTATACCCGGCGTCCGTCCAGGAATCATGAACGGTCCCAAGTGA